The proteins below come from a single Juglans regia cultivar Chandler chromosome 12, Walnut 2.0, whole genome shotgun sequence genomic window:
- the LOC108997502 gene encoding probable vacuolar amino acid transporter YPQ1 isoform X2, with protein sequence MQFSYCVKEQKPCVRWIEKYFKDCLCNLRHDLSFGFGFISLVCWGVAEIPQIITNFQTKSGHGVSLAFLLTWVVGDVFNLVGCVLEPATLPTQYYTALLYTTSTIVLVLQSVYYEHIRRWFKCRQINVNQAAEEEEKPFRSKSDDPGRIQIPRSATPKGSTPRRDQYHYYMSPRSLAGSGTPPFRSYLRAAKSGPSAMEALHNDSSSEDEAAPIPSNKSVSRPRPIPRSAAGYGTFLAASVNLPLQTKGLTEAYVGLTGRNLFHERGGENVYGQWLGWLMAAIYMGGRLPQIWLNGLNPLMFIFALVANATYVASILVRTTEWKKIKANMPWLLDAIVCVALDLFIILQYVYYKNFGRTRSTINGDNCGDYVEAKAAVS encoded by the exons ATGCAGTTCTCTTACTGTGTAAAGGAGCAGAAGCCCTGTGTGCGCtggattgagaaatattttaaagacTGCCTTTGCAACCTAAGACATGATTTGTCCTTCGGTTTTGGGTTTATTAGTCTAGTCTGTTGGGGAGTGGCTGAAATCCCACAAATCATCACCAATTTCCAGACGAAGTCCGGCCATGGAGTTTCTCTTGCTTTTCTGCTCACTTGGGTTGTTGG TGATGTTTTTAATCTGGTGGGTTGCGTTCTGGAACCAGCAACG CTGCCTACACAGTACTACACGGCTCTG CTTTACACAACCAGTACTATAGTCTTGGTGTTGCAGAGCGTGTACTATGAGCACATCCGCAGATGGTTCAAGTGTCGACAGATCAATGTTAACCAAGCT gctgaagaagaggaaaaaccaTTCAGATCTAAATCAGATGATCCAGGCCGTATTCAAATACCTAGATCAGCTACACCAAAAGGCAGTACTCCGCGAAGAGATCAGTACCACTACTACAT GTCACCCAGATCTTTGGCTGGCAGCGGTACCCCTCCCTTTCGGAGCTATCTCAGGGCGGCCAAGAGCGGTCCTTCAGCCATGGAAGCACTTCACAACGATTCATCGTCTGAGGATGAGGCAGCTCCAATTCCGTCTAACAAGTCCGTTAGCCGGCCTAGGCCAATACCAAGATCT GCAGCAGGTTATGGAACATTTCTAGCTGCATCAGTCAACTTGCCGCTACAAACTAAGGGTTTGACAGAAGCATATGTGGGACTCACTGGGAGGAATCTCTTCCAT gaACGAGGGGGAGAGAATGTTTATGGGCAATGGCTGGGATGGCTGATGGCTGCTATTTACATGGGCGGTCGACTCCCTCAGATATGGTTAAAT ggCTTGAATCCTCTCATGTTCATTTTTGCACTGGTCGCCAATGCTACTTACGTGgcaag TATTCTCGTAAGGACTACTGAatggaaaaaaatcaaagcTAATATGCCTTGGTTGCTGGATGCTATAGTATGCGTGGCGCTTGACTTATTT ATCATACTACAGTATGTCTATTACAAAAACTTCGGGAGGACAAGAAGTACTATTAATGGAGATAATTGTGGAGACTATGTGGAAGCTAAAGCTGCTGTTTCTTAA
- the LOC108997502 gene encoding probable vacuolar amino acid transporter YPQ1 isoform X1 has translation MQFSYCVKEQKPCVRWIEKYFKDCLCNLRHDLSFGFGFISLVCWGVAEIPQIITNFQTKSGHGVSLAFLLTWVVGDVFNLVGCVLEPATLPTQYYTALLYTTSTIVLVLQSVYYEHIRRWFKCRQINVNQAAEEEEKPFRSKSDDPGRIQIPRSATPKGSTPRRDQYHYYMSPRSLAGSGTPPFRSYLRAAKSGPSAMEALHNDSSSEDEAAPIPSNKSVSRPRPIPRSAAGYGTFLAASVNLPLQTKGLTEAYVGLTGRNLFHERGGENVYGQWLGWLMAAIYMGGRLPQIWLNIKRGSVEGLNPLMFIFALVANATYVASILVRTTEWKKIKANMPWLLDAIVCVALDLFIILQYVYYKNFGRTRSTINGDNCGDYVEAKAAVS, from the exons ATGCAGTTCTCTTACTGTGTAAAGGAGCAGAAGCCCTGTGTGCGCtggattgagaaatattttaaagacTGCCTTTGCAACCTAAGACATGATTTGTCCTTCGGTTTTGGGTTTATTAGTCTAGTCTGTTGGGGAGTGGCTGAAATCCCACAAATCATCACCAATTTCCAGACGAAGTCCGGCCATGGAGTTTCTCTTGCTTTTCTGCTCACTTGGGTTGTTGG TGATGTTTTTAATCTGGTGGGTTGCGTTCTGGAACCAGCAACG CTGCCTACACAGTACTACACGGCTCTG CTTTACACAACCAGTACTATAGTCTTGGTGTTGCAGAGCGTGTACTATGAGCACATCCGCAGATGGTTCAAGTGTCGACAGATCAATGTTAACCAAGCT gctgaagaagaggaaaaaccaTTCAGATCTAAATCAGATGATCCAGGCCGTATTCAAATACCTAGATCAGCTACACCAAAAGGCAGTACTCCGCGAAGAGATCAGTACCACTACTACAT GTCACCCAGATCTTTGGCTGGCAGCGGTACCCCTCCCTTTCGGAGCTATCTCAGGGCGGCCAAGAGCGGTCCTTCAGCCATGGAAGCACTTCACAACGATTCATCGTCTGAGGATGAGGCAGCTCCAATTCCGTCTAACAAGTCCGTTAGCCGGCCTAGGCCAATACCAAGATCT GCAGCAGGTTATGGAACATTTCTAGCTGCATCAGTCAACTTGCCGCTACAAACTAAGGGTTTGACAGAAGCATATGTGGGACTCACTGGGAGGAATCTCTTCCAT gaACGAGGGGGAGAGAATGTTTATGGGCAATGGCTGGGATGGCTGATGGCTGCTATTTACATGGGCGGTCGACTCCCTCAGATATGGTTAAAT ATTAAAAGGGGGAGTGTAGAG ggCTTGAATCCTCTCATGTTCATTTTTGCACTGGTCGCCAATGCTACTTACGTGgcaag TATTCTCGTAAGGACTACTGAatggaaaaaaatcaaagcTAATATGCCTTGGTTGCTGGATGCTATAGTATGCGTGGCGCTTGACTTATTT ATCATACTACAGTATGTCTATTACAAAAACTTCGGGAGGACAAGAAGTACTATTAATGGAGATAATTGTGGAGACTATGTGGAAGCTAAAGCTGCTGTTTCTTAA
- the LOC108997502 gene encoding probable vacuolar amino acid transporter YPQ1 isoform X3 has protein sequence MQFSYCVKEQKPCVRWIEKYFKDCLCNLRHDLSFGFGFISLVCWGVAEIPQIITNFQTKSGHGVSLAFLLTWVVGDVFNLVGCVLEPATLYTTSTIVLVLQSVYYEHIRRWFKCRQINVNQAAEEEEKPFRSKSDDPGRIQIPRSATPKGSTPRRDQYHYYMSPRSLAGSGTPPFRSYLRAAKSGPSAMEALHNDSSSEDEAAPIPSNKSVSRPRPIPRSAAGYGTFLAASVNLPLQTKGLTEAYVGLTGRNLFHERGGENVYGQWLGWLMAAIYMGGRLPQIWLNIKRGSVEGLNPLMFIFALVANATYVASILVRTTEWKKIKANMPWLLDAIVCVALDLFIILQYVYYKNFGRTRSTINGDNCGDYVEAKAAVS, from the exons ATGCAGTTCTCTTACTGTGTAAAGGAGCAGAAGCCCTGTGTGCGCtggattgagaaatattttaaagacTGCCTTTGCAACCTAAGACATGATTTGTCCTTCGGTTTTGGGTTTATTAGTCTAGTCTGTTGGGGAGTGGCTGAAATCCCACAAATCATCACCAATTTCCAGACGAAGTCCGGCCATGGAGTTTCTCTTGCTTTTCTGCTCACTTGGGTTGTTGG TGATGTTTTTAATCTGGTGGGTTGCGTTCTGGAACCAGCAACG CTTTACACAACCAGTACTATAGTCTTGGTGTTGCAGAGCGTGTACTATGAGCACATCCGCAGATGGTTCAAGTGTCGACAGATCAATGTTAACCAAGCT gctgaagaagaggaaaaaccaTTCAGATCTAAATCAGATGATCCAGGCCGTATTCAAATACCTAGATCAGCTACACCAAAAGGCAGTACTCCGCGAAGAGATCAGTACCACTACTACAT GTCACCCAGATCTTTGGCTGGCAGCGGTACCCCTCCCTTTCGGAGCTATCTCAGGGCGGCCAAGAGCGGTCCTTCAGCCATGGAAGCACTTCACAACGATTCATCGTCTGAGGATGAGGCAGCTCCAATTCCGTCTAACAAGTCCGTTAGCCGGCCTAGGCCAATACCAAGATCT GCAGCAGGTTATGGAACATTTCTAGCTGCATCAGTCAACTTGCCGCTACAAACTAAGGGTTTGACAGAAGCATATGTGGGACTCACTGGGAGGAATCTCTTCCAT gaACGAGGGGGAGAGAATGTTTATGGGCAATGGCTGGGATGGCTGATGGCTGCTATTTACATGGGCGGTCGACTCCCTCAGATATGGTTAAAT ATTAAAAGGGGGAGTGTAGAG ggCTTGAATCCTCTCATGTTCATTTTTGCACTGGTCGCCAATGCTACTTACGTGgcaag TATTCTCGTAAGGACTACTGAatggaaaaaaatcaaagcTAATATGCCTTGGTTGCTGGATGCTATAGTATGCGTGGCGCTTGACTTATTT ATCATACTACAGTATGTCTATTACAAAAACTTCGGGAGGACAAGAAGTACTATTAATGGAGATAATTGTGGAGACTATGTGGAAGCTAAAGCTGCTGTTTCTTAA